The DNA region CACTTATCATGTCACGATCCTTTTTCAGTGTTTTTAACTTATTTGCAGGACCAATCACAGTAAGCCGGGTACGTACTACATTCTTCTTGAACAGCTTTCCGATCAATGAGCTATCTGGTTGTGAAGGGTAACTTTCCATTTCAATGCCTGCAAAGTCATCCGGCTGGATCTGTGTCATGGTCATTTCGATAAGAGTTGCTTCCTCTTCGGGAGTAAGTCCTTTCTCAAGAACAAGGATCTTGCCACTCTTTACCTCGTCTATAATAAATCTGATTTTCTCAACAGGTGGCATCTTTGCAAGTCTGTCCTCTGAGACCAAATCCATTTGAATACCCTGCATTGCGATCACCCAAACCTCTTAGCGATCTCGTCATAGAAAGTTTCTATGTTCTTTCCTTCAAGGGCTGATATTGCTACCATTGGGTGCTGTGGGAATGCTTCCCTTATTGTGGATGGGGATGACTCCGGCAGGTCTACCTTGTTCGCAACGATCAGCAGAGGTAGGCTTCGTGCTTCCATGTTGCCTATGACCGTTACATTGACCTGTGTGTAAGGGTCTTCCGTAGCATCCATCACTAAGATAACTCCGTCAAGGTTTTCCAGCCATTTCACAGCTTCAATAACACCTTCGGTAGCTTCCTTTGCTCTTCTCTTGGATTCTGCTTCATTCATTCCCTGTTCCATGAACTCATGGAAATCGATCTTGGTAGCAAGACCCGGGGTGTCAATGATATCCAGGCTGATGGAACCGCCGTTGGACTGTATGGTCACACCTTCTCTACGCCTTGCACGGCGTGTTTCGTGAGCAATGTGTGAAACAGAACCCATTGCATCACCGGTCCAGTCCCTGACTATCCTGTTTGCAAGAGTTGTCTTCCCGGCATTAGGCGGGCCATAGATTCCTATCCTTGCATTCTTTTTGTTAAACAACTTCTTGAAGAAGTTTGAAAAATTTTTCTTAAAAGATCTTATTACGCCCATCCATTTCCTCCGAGTTAGATCGTGATATCTACTAAAATCTATGATGATTTGATATTACTCATACCTTATAAATAATCGCTTAAATTTTCATTTGGTCCTGTTCCTTCCTGACCTCATTGGACCATTATTTGCTCTGGACAATTGCCATTGACAGATTGATCGCAAATTCTGCAATATTTGCTCCGTACTCTCCTATTCTGTCGATACTGTCTGCCACGGTCCCCAGCGCCACAATCGCTTCAGGGGAATCAAGGTCAAGAAGTGATGCGTTCAGTTCATTTATCCTTGCTTTCGTACCATCGACCTTTGATATCACCTGGTTGGCAAGATCAGTGTTCTGGTTGTATAATGCATCTATGGCATCTTCCACCATATCCCTTGAAGTGGTGCTGGAGCTTTCGATGAGTGCCATGGTATCTGCCGGTATCGGGCTGTCAAGTGTGGCTGCTATCTTTGCTATCTTGAATGCGTGGTCTGCTATACGTTCCAGTGAACTTGCAGAAAGACGCAGGTCGTGGTACTCATCAATTGTGGTCTCTGATGTATCGGGAAGGCGGCTTCCCCGAAGTACTGTCCTGAACTGTTTTGAAATAAGCAGGAAAAGCCTGTCCACTTCGTCATCACGTTCGATAACATCAAGAGCAAGGTCATGGTCCTGGGTTTTCAGCGCCTGCATTGCATCCTTTAACATTGAATTTGATATCAGGAACATTCTCCTGACACTTTTTTTAATTGAAACCTCGTTGGGATTCAAAAGGTCCTGGATCAGCACAGAGTTTGCGGTCTCTTCGATGATCTCCGGCCCAATGAGCTTGTAACAGATGTTCCTTATGATCTTCTTCTGCTCAGCCTGTATTCGGTTGGCTCTGATCTCGATCATGTCAGGACCCGATAGGTATGCTGCTATCAGCAGTCTTACAAGTTCGTCTCCAAAGCATGCGTTAACATCAATAATATTCTTTTTTTTAGGGTTCCTGGAACTTCCCTCAGCTGCAATGTTAAGGGTTCCGTCTTGCTGTGGCTGGAGCGTTACCTGTGAACCAGTTGTAATTCCGGCACGTTCAGCCCACTTCTTTGGAAGGGATACAATATATGTGGATCCGCCGGTCTGCTGTATTTTTCTAGTTTCCATATAATCCGCCTATCTCAGGTCATAAATCTATGTATGGGTATATAGTTTGGCGTGTGTATATATGTTTAGGAAAAGTTAGGTTAGATTAATAAAAAATATTGTCAAAAAGCATGGTTTGTCTATATGATCTTCAATATCCATACTTCCCAATAAGTGGTACAAAAATAACAGCTCCCCAAGACTTGTAGCTGACCTTGCCTTTCATATCTTTTTTCACAACGACAAGTTGCTGCTCACCATTGCCTACAGGGATCGCCATTATGCCTTCAGGTGCCAGCTGATCAATAAGTGGTCGTGGAACTTCCGGTGCTGCAGAGGTCACACTGATACGTTCATAGGGTGCATGTTTGGCCAGGCCACAGGACCCGTCATCCTGAAGAACGGTGACATTCCTGTATCCTGCTCTTTTGAGGTTCTTCTCTGCAAAATAAGCCAGCTCGGGTATGCGTTCCACTGTATATATGTGACCTTCATCTCCTACAAGTTCTGCCATAATAGCAGCATTGTAGCCCGAACCACTTCCAACTTCCAGGATCTTCATTCCACTGGAAATATCCAGCAGTTCACACATGATCGCGACCATGTGTGGTGCCGAGATCGTCTGGTCATGCCCTATGGGGAGGGGCATGTCCATATATGCGGTCTCCTGTAGTCTCTCGGGTATAAAAAGGTGCCTTGGGACGCGCATCATCGCGTCAAGGACTCTGTCACTGATCCCGTTTATCTTCAGGGAATCTATCAGTATCTTTCTTCTCTCTTCGAACTCCATGAAGTCTTTGCCTCTCCCCATCCTCTTTTATGTGCTTCGGTAGCAAAGATACGTTTGATATACTTAGCAGGAACCCGATCTCCTTTACGGGACTGGAATCCTCCATCCCTTATCTTGATCTTGGTTATGTGGAAATCCTTCCTTTCAGCATTGTAGTTCTGGCCTACAACGAACTCGAATTCTCCCGGCACTCTTTTTTCCACAGATGTTGATCCGTTGCGGACCTTTATTGATATTTTTGTGGTAACTTCATCTGTGGCACGTCCCCAGATGACATCGATGTTCTCTATCTCTTCCCGGTCTAACCGGCGACCGCCTGATTCGATAGCAGTGACGATGATCGGGTATACCTCATCTGCTTCTTCATCATCTACCACAAGTTCGTCATCGATATATATCATTTCTCCGGCGTCGATGTCTGTGTGAAGTGTGAATGAAACGTCATCCTTGCTGACGATAACCTTAACTTTAACGGGCTTTTTTTCTTCGATTGTAGCGGGATGCACTGCTCCGCATTCGTGGCATTGGACTACAGGGTTCTGTCCTGGTCTTAAAACATCATGTCCCACTGCATCCTTTGGTGAACACATTGGGCAAACTACTATTATTTCCTCTGTCATGGTCTCTGTCCATATGATTGTTGGGGGTGTGTATAAACTTAACCATGAAGAAATATCACTTCATTGAAGCAGCTTGTGCAGCAATGAATTCGCGGATAAGTTTTGTACCAAGGATGGCAGTTTGGCCGCTGTCATATTCGGGTGCGATCTCCACCACATCGAAACCCACTGACATGGGGGCCAGTCCTCTTACGATATCCCGTACTTCCACAGAACTAAGGCCGAATGGTTCCGGTGTTCCCAGTGCAGGTGCATATGCAGGATCGAGGGCATCCATGTCCAGTGACAGGTAGATGCTGTCGCAGTTAAGGTATTCCTTTATTTCCTGAACAAGTAATTCGGGTCCCTTGGTAGCGACATCCTCAGGTGTATAATAACAGATATCGTTATCTTTTGCAAAATCCCATTCTTCCTTTGGGCCACTTCGTACCCCTATGGTCACATAATTATCAGTGACCTCGTCACGTATATGTCTTGACACGCAGGCATGGTTGTACTTCACACCTTCAAATTCATCACGAAGGTCAAAATGTGCATCCAGTACGACAACTCCAAACTCCCCATCTGCGTTTTTCGCACAGGCTTTAACACATGGAAGGGTAAGGGAGTGTTCTCCGCCCATCATTATGGGTATTTTTCCTTCATCAGTAATTCCGATGACATCCAGATAGAGCTCACTAAGCACATCTTCGACCAGAACTCCTGCTTCGAAGTTCCCTGCATCATATATGGGAAGTTCAGCAAGATCAATATCAAAAAAAGAGTTATAACTTTCAAAATTTGCAGAGGCACTCCGCATAGCATCCGGAGCCCATCTGCTCCCGGCACGGAATGAGGATGTACGATCAAATGGTACTCCAAAAAGGACATACTCGGCAGATCCGTGATCTGCCAGTGCATCCATCATGCCAGGCCGGTAGAACATATTATCCCTTAAAAGGGTGTTTATCTAAGGTCGATCTTCATTTTGCCCATGGATGTAAGGTATGTGATATCTCCGCCTTCAGCAACTCTATCCTTGAACTGTTCAGGGATGGATAGTTCGAATGTGGAGTAATCTTCCATGTCCATGAGTTGAGCAACATCTCCTGAAATGGACAATACCTGTGCTGTCTTACGTTCTACGATTGGAACGTATGTCTTGGCGGAAACTGAGCTTATAATGGAACGCTTCTGACCGTCGAAGATACCAATTGCTTCGATTCTTGCCTTTGCGGAACCATGCTTACCTGGTTTTGATTTTGTGATGCTCTTGATCACACATGGTTCATCACCTTCAAGTACGTACTTACCTTCTTTAAGTTCTTTAACCTCTACCTGCTGTTTCATTTATGATCCTCCTGTCACTCGTAAAAAAGCGTCAAGTTTTTTATTAATGGATAAATCTGTGCTTATAATTCTACGTTCTGTATAAGAAGTTAACGTATAAAGCCTTTCAAATGAGTGGAGGTTTCTAAACTATTTAAATTAATGTCCTTCTGAACGTTCTTTTCAGCTATCATTTAAAAGCCCAAGTTGTTCAAGCTTTCTTTTTGAAGGCTTTCCATTTTGATGCCAGTCCCGGAAGTGGAATAATCAGACAGAACGACCTCAAACGCTTTCCTTTCATTTTTATCTCCGGGTAATTGTTCTGCTCAATTTTACAACGAAACGATCACTTCATCTCTTTGAGAAGTTCGTTCTCAAGTCGCTTCCTTCTTTTATGATATCGTAACCAGCCTACTCCAAGATATCCGGAGATCCCAATGGCTATCAATATGCTTATGACTATAAGTGGATATGTTGTTTGTACAAGAAGTGGGTTCAGATTCTCCCTTTGCTCATAGGTGGGGTACATAATGTCCCTTATGTCATTGCTGTGGCCAAGTCCAAGGGCATGACCAAGTTCATGAGTGACAAGTTGTTCCATATTGTCATCACCGTATTGTTGCCAGGAATAACCTTTGTAATCACCTACTTCCAGTACGATGTCTGCGTGGACGTATCGGCCATTAGCGATCATCGGTCTGCAAAAACCGGCAACTCCCTCCTCTGCACCGGTGACCTCTTCCATATTCTCCACCCACATTATGTAGATGTCTGCATCAGAAGTATTAGCAAGTTCAAAAACAGGGTTGTAACTAAGCTTTCCGTTTCCACCCTTTTCCCAGTATTGCAGGGCCCTGATCACCGTGGGTTGATATGAGGGGCTGTAATGCGGGGGTGTGTTCTGCTCATCTATATATACTGTAATTGGTGAATGGTCCCATGGTTCTTCTAAGAATTTGGGATATTCCTTTTCACCTAACAGGCTGGAACCCGGAATTACAAGTGCAATTATAAGCAGTGCTATGATTATTATTTGCCTGGTGTTCATAATCTCTCATTCGTTGCAAAGTTGCTTGCTACATTAGAGTTTATTTTCAAAGGATAAGTCTTTTTTGGAAGGGACTAAATTCCGGAAGTTGATCGTATACTTTGAGCCTGAACTTCCATCAATATGGATCTCGCCCTGGATCTGTTCTACAAGTTCATTTACAAGTTTCAGCCCAAGGGTATCTGTTGCTAATATTTCCTTTACAGGGAATCCAGTGCCATCATCTTCTACTATAAGGGTGAAACGATCATCAATTTGCTGGAAACGAATTGAGATGGTGCCACTTCCATCCGGGAATGCATATTTGAAACTGTTTATGATAAGCTCATTTAATATCAACCCCAGATGCGTTGCGGTATCAAAGTTCATGAAAATGTCCTTTGATTCGATATTTATGTCTATTAACTCGATCTGGTGTTCGTTCATGTGCTACAGGTAGTTTACGACATCCTGCACATAATTGGAAAAATTGACTTTTCCCATCTCTTTTGAACGGTAAATTCTCTCATTGGCAATTGCGATTGAATGGACTCTATCCCTGCTTTTCTCGAAAGCACTGACAATATTGGGGTCACTGAACTTGGATGATTCAAGGTCAAGAAGACTGGAAATTACCTGAAGATTGTTCTTGATCCGATGATGTATCTCCTTCTCGTGTATCTCATCTGCTTTGATAAGTGCCTCTTCAGCCCTTTTCCTGTCGGTTATGTCTTCACCTGAGCACAAGACTCCGATGATCTCTCCCTCTCTGCCATGCAGGAGTGAGTTATGCCACTGTATTTGTCTCTCCTTGCCATCCAATCTCAGAATTGGGGTTTCGAAGCTTTCTAAGCCTCCTGTCTTCCCTCCGATAAACCGGTAGAATTGTTCAATTCCCTCTTTTCTGTATCTTTCGGGCACCAGTGTTTCGTAAAAGTCTTCTCCGATCAAAGAACCATCTCTGCAACCGATTATCTCGCATCCTTTTTTATTCATGAGCTGGATCTTTCGGTCAGTACCAAAAACCGTGATCATAACTCCGGCAATGTCCAGGTAATTGCGTGCAAGGTTGCGTTCAGATTCGTTCTTCTCGTTAAGTTCCTTTATTTTCAGAAGTGATCGGATCCGTGTTTTAAGTTCCAGCTGATCAACAGGTTTTGTCAGGAACTCATCAGCACCGGCTTCAAATCCTTTTATGCGATCTTTCCTGTTTGAAAGGGCGGATACTATTATTACAGGTAT from Methanococcoides methylutens includes:
- a CDS encoding protein-L-isoaspartate O-methyltransferase; translation: MEFEERRKILIDSLKINGISDRVLDAMMRVPRHLFIPERLQETAYMDMPLPIGHDQTISAPHMVAIMCELLDISSGMKILEVGSGSGYNAAIMAELVGDEGHIYTVERIPELAYFAEKNLKRAGYRNVTVLQDDGSCGLAKHAPYERISVTSAAPEVPRPLIDQLAPEGIMAIPVGNGEQQLVVVKKDMKGKVSYKSWGAVIFVPLIGKYGY
- a CDS encoding Era-like GTP-binding protein, with the translated sequence MGVIRSFKKNFSNFFKKLFNKKNARIGIYGPPNAGKTTLANRIVRDWTGDAMGSVSHIAHETRRARRREGVTIQSNGGSISLDIIDTPGLATKIDFHEFMEQGMNEAESKRRAKEATEGVIEAVKWLENLDGVILVMDATEDPYTQVNVTVIGNMEARSLPLLIVANKVDLPESSPSTIREAFPQHPMVAISALEGKNIETFYDEIAKRFG
- a CDS encoding translation initiation factor IF-5A, which codes for MKQQVEVKELKEGKYVLEGDEPCVIKSITKSKPGKHGSAKARIEAIGIFDGQKRSIISSVSAKTYVPIVERKTAQVLSISGDVAQLMDMEDYSTFELSIPEQFKDRVAEGGDITYLTSMGKMKIDLR
- a CDS encoding HVO_0476 family zinc finger protein is translated as MTEEIIVVCPMCSPKDAVGHDVLRPGQNPVVQCHECGAVHPATIEEKKPVKVKVIVSKDDVSFTLHTDIDAGEMIYIDDELVVDDEEADEVYPIIVTAIESGGRRLDREEIENIDVIWGRATDEVTTKISIKVRNGSTSVEKRVPGEFEFVVGQNYNAERKDFHITKIKIRDGGFQSRKGDRVPAKYIKRIFATEAHKRGWGEAKTSWSSKREERY
- a CDS encoding DUF2073 domain-containing protein, which gives rise to MQGIQMDLVSEDRLAKMPPVEKIRFIIDEVKSGKILVLEKGLTPEEEATLIEMTMTQIQPDDFAGIEMESYPSQPDSSLIGKLFKKNVVRTRLTVIGPANKLKTLKKDRDMISALVSNK
- a CDS encoding sensor histidine kinase, with amino-acid sequence MNEHQIELIDINIESKDIFMNFDTATHLGLILNELIINSFKYAFPDGSGTISIRFQQIDDRFTLIVEDDGTGFPVKEILATDTLGLKLVNELVEQIQGEIHIDGSSGSKYTINFRNLVPSKKDLSFENKL
- the speB gene encoding agmatinase, giving the protein MFYRPGMMDALADHGSAEYVLFGVPFDRTSSFRAGSRWAPDAMRSASANFESYNSFFDIDLAELPIYDAGNFEAGVLVEDVLSELYLDVIGITDEGKIPIMMGGEHSLTLPCVKACAKNADGEFGVVVLDAHFDLRDEFEGVKYNHACVSRHIRDEVTDNYVTIGVRSGPKEEWDFAKDNDICYYTPEDVATKGPELLVQEIKEYLNCDSIYLSLDMDALDPAYAPALGTPEPFGLSSVEVRDIVRGLAPMSVGFDVVEIAPEYDSGQTAILGTKLIREFIAAQAASMK
- a CDS encoding M57 family metalloprotease translates to MNTRQIIIIALLIIALVIPGSSLLGEKEYPKFLEEPWDHSPITVYIDEQNTPPHYSPSYQPTVIRALQYWEKGGNGKLSYNPVFELANTSDADIYIMWVENMEEVTGAEEGVAGFCRPMIANGRYVHADIVLEVGDYKGYSWQQYGDDNMEQLVTHELGHALGLGHSNDIRDIMYPTYEQRENLNPLLVQTTYPLIVISILIAIGISGYLGVGWLRYHKRRKRLENELLKEMK
- a CDS encoding response regulator — encoded protein: MQNHALPKILVVDDNQKILELMEAYLASDYEVLTAYNGKEGLDIIKKEDIDLALIDIMMPDIEGYEVCNILKNDPHTRFIPVIIVSALSNRKDRIKGFEAGADEFLTKPVDQLELKTRIRSLLKIKELNEKNESERNLARNYLDIAGVMITVFGTDRKIQLMNKKGCEIIGCRDGSLIGEDFYETLVPERYRKEGIEQFYRFIGGKTGGLESFETPILRLDGKERQIQWHNSLLHGREGEIIGVLCSGEDITDRKRAEEALIKADEIHEKEIHHRIKNNLQVISSLLDLESSKFSDPNIVSAFEKSRDRVHSIAIANERIYRSKEMGKVNFSNYVQDVVNYL
- a CDS encoding phosphate uptake regulator PhoU: METRKIQQTGGSTYIVSLPKKWAERAGITTGSQVTLQPQQDGTLNIAAEGSSRNPKKKNIIDVNACFGDELVRLLIAAYLSGPDMIEIRANRIQAEQKKIIRNICYKLIGPEIIEETANSVLIQDLLNPNEVSIKKSVRRMFLISNSMLKDAMQALKTQDHDLALDVIERDDEVDRLFLLISKQFRTVLRGSRLPDTSETTIDEYHDLRLSASSLERIADHAFKIAKIAATLDSPIPADTMALIESSSTTSRDMVEDAIDALYNQNTDLANQVISKVDGTKARINELNASLLDLDSPEAIVALGTVADSIDRIGEYGANIAEFAINLSMAIVQSK